One genomic window of Eggerthella timonensis includes the following:
- a CDS encoding flavocytochrome c, producing the protein MAEFENGMNAPHRLTRRSFIAGVGAMGALGVLGSFGLTGCAPQDEKSAGEAGAVAGESYDVVVIGTGGAGLSAAIAAYDKGLTNVVLLEKMGVNGGNTNFSSSGMNASETKFQKEQGIEDSNDLFAQETLDGGHNTGDPELVKFMCDNSAGAIDWLDGLGVKLDNITMTGGMSVKRCHRPTDGSAVGLTLVPGLVAAVEERNIPIKMNCEAKELVKDGDAVTGVKVKLDGKETVLGAKAVILATGGLGSNPDMVVQYRPDLKGYVTTNQPGATGDGYTMAESVGAELVQMDQIQIHPTVEQESSTLIAEGVRGGGAILVNSEGKRFFDEMSTRDKVSAAELEQPGGFAWCTFDQQVYDANKAIAKYDKSGLVQKGASVAELAEAIGVDPATLQATIDAYNAITTSGATDEFGRTEGCIAFADGNMYAIKVAPGIHHEMGGVKINEKNEALDASGNPIPGLYAAGEVTGGIHGNNRIGGNAVCDITVFGKNVGEVVAAALA; encoded by the coding sequence ATGGCAGAATTCGAGAACGGCATGAACGCACCGCACCGTCTGACGCGCCGCAGCTTCATCGCTGGCGTGGGCGCAATGGGAGCGCTGGGCGTGCTGGGAAGCTTCGGCTTGACGGGCTGCGCGCCGCAGGACGAGAAGTCGGCTGGCGAAGCGGGAGCGGTTGCGGGCGAGTCCTACGACGTGGTGGTCATCGGCACCGGCGGCGCCGGGCTTTCTGCAGCCATTGCCGCGTACGACAAGGGCCTCACGAATGTCGTGCTGCTGGAGAAGATGGGCGTGAACGGCGGCAACACGAACTTCTCGTCGAGCGGCATGAACGCCTCGGAGACGAAGTTCCAGAAGGAGCAGGGTATCGAGGACAGCAACGATCTGTTCGCGCAGGAGACGCTCGACGGCGGGCACAACACGGGTGATCCCGAGCTGGTGAAGTTCATGTGCGACAACTCGGCCGGCGCCATCGACTGGCTGGATGGTCTGGGCGTAAAGCTGGACAACATCACGATGACCGGCGGCATGTCCGTCAAGCGATGCCATCGTCCGACGGACGGATCGGCCGTGGGCCTCACGCTCGTACCCGGCCTCGTGGCCGCCGTGGAGGAGCGCAACATCCCCATCAAGATGAACTGCGAAGCGAAAGAGCTGGTCAAGGACGGCGACGCGGTGACGGGCGTCAAGGTGAAGCTCGACGGCAAGGAGACGGTGCTCGGCGCGAAGGCGGTCATTCTGGCCACGGGAGGCCTCGGTTCGAACCCCGATATGGTGGTGCAGTACCGCCCCGACCTCAAAGGCTACGTGACCACGAACCAGCCGGGTGCAACGGGCGACGGCTACACCATGGCCGAAAGCGTAGGGGCCGAACTCGTGCAAATGGACCAGATCCAGATTCACCCGACGGTGGAGCAGGAGTCTTCCACGCTCATAGCCGAGGGCGTACGCGGCGGCGGCGCCATCCTCGTGAACAGCGAGGGCAAGCGCTTCTTCGACGAGATGTCCACGCGCGACAAGGTGTCGGCGGCCGAGCTGGAGCAGCCGGGCGGTTTCGCCTGGTGCACGTTCGACCAGCAGGTGTACGACGCGAACAAGGCCATCGCGAAGTACGACAAATCGGGCCTCGTGCAGAAGGGCGCCAGCGTGGCCGAGCTTGCGGAGGCCATCGGAGTGGACCCTGCGACGCTGCAGGCTACCATCGACGCGTACAACGCCATCACCACGTCGGGTGCGACCGACGAGTTCGGCCGCACCGAGGGCTGCATCGCCTTCGCCGACGGCAACATGTACGCCATCAAGGTTGCCCCGGGCATCCATCACGAGATGGGCGGCGTGAAGATCAACGAGAAGAACGAGGCGCTCGACGCGTCCGGCAACCCCATCCCCGGCCTGTACGCGGCCGGCGAGGTGACGGGCGGCATCCACGGCAACAACCGCATCGGCGGTAACGCGGTGTGCGACATCACCGTGTTCGGTAAGAACGTCGGCGAAGTGGTGGCCGCAGCCCTCGCGTAA